The proteins below come from a single Mustela erminea isolate mMusErm1 chromosome 14, mMusErm1.Pri, whole genome shotgun sequence genomic window:
- the TDRD1 gene encoding tudor domain-containing protein 1 isoform X3, with amino-acid sequence MMSRNNLESSTCKMTEPFNFEKNENKLPPHDSLRSPGAHANHPNFRLKSPENGNKKNSFLLCEQTKPYLASQEDNSVSSNPNSINGEVVGSKGDRKTLSTGNSVSPLNAGNNSPPKEVNSKPSNNVPPAKSKKIHKLVENSLSINNSALFNSLGPSFRSTTCHRCGLFGSLRCSQCKQTYYCSTACQRRDWSAHSIVCKPVQQNFHKREDSKSPFETKNMEVKNEGDYPLGVTKEIATGADKIMFSDLRSLQLRKTMEIKGTVTEFKHPSDFYVQLYSSEVLEYMNQLSASLKETYAHTTQEDYIPVKGEVCVAKYTVDQTWNRVMIQDIDMLQKKAHVLYIDYGNEEIIPVNRIHQLNRNIDLFPPCAIKCFVASVIPAEGNWSSECVKTIKSLLMEQYCSVKIVDISKEEVVTFAVDVMLPSSGKLLDDVLIEMGYGLKPKGQNSKKQSAEANDLEDVGKMIAENKVVVDRSDLIPKVLTLNVGDKFCGVVAHIQTPEDFFCQQLQSGHKLAELQASLSEYCGQVSPRSDFYPTIGDICCAQFSEDDQWYRASVLAYASEQSVLVGYVDYGNFEILSLTRLCPITPKLLELPMQAIKCVLAGVKPSLGIWTPEAISLMKKIVQNKMITVKVADKLENSSLVELVDESVTPHISIAQALRDAGFAVGEAGELAEKPSVTKEASVALGIEAKLNPLEWTWVEMAIDQTVDVVVCMMYSPGEFYCHVLQEDALKKLNDLNKSLAEYCQQKVPNDFKAEVGQPCCAFFAGDGNWYRALVKEILPDGNIKVHFVDYGNMEEVTADELRIIPSKFLKLPFQGIRCWLVDIQPRNKHWTEEAIARFQTCIAGIKLQARVVEITGQGVGIELTDLSTSYPRIISDVLIDEHLVLKTSSPLRDLTNNRAISKCDLQVDILGLQAISSPEQWRTIELPVNKTVQATILEIISPHLFYAIPNEMPEDQERLCILTAELLEYCNAQKSRVSYRPKIGDACCAKYTSDDFWYRAIVLGTSDADVKVLYADYGNTEILPLSRVQPISTSHLELPFQIIKCSLEGLMELNGSCSQLIVELLKNFMLNQSVMLSVKGVIKNVHTVLVEKCSENGTINIAEKLVTYGLAKNITSKKQSALSTEKTCRMNCCCTELQKQVEKHEQILLFLLNNPTNQNKFIEMKKLLKS; translated from the exons gaAACTCCGTGTCCCCATTAAATGCCGGAAACAATTCACCACCCAAAGAAGTAAATAGc AAGCCTAGCAATAACGTGCCTCCTGCAAAGtcaaaaaaaatacacaagttgGTTGAGAATTCCTTGTCCATAAATAATTCAGCACTCTTCAACTCCTTAGGACCTTCTTTTCGGTCAACAACTTGCCATCGCTGTGGCTTGTTTG GATCGCTGAGGTGCTCACAGTGCAAGCAGACCTACTACTGCTCCACAGCGTGCCAGAGAAGGGACTGGTCCGCACACAGCATCGTGTGCAAACCTGTTCAACAAAA TTTCCACAAACGTGAAGATAGTAAGTCACCTTTTGAAACAAAGAACATGGAAGTGAAAAATGAG gGTGATTACCCTCTTGGAGTTACTAAAGAAATAGCCACCGGTGctgataaaataatgttttctgaTTTGAGAAGTCTACAACTCAGGAAAACCATGGAAATAAAg GGTACAGTTACTGAATTCAAACACCCAAGTGACTTCTATGTGCAGTTATATTCTTCAGAAGTGTTAGAATACATGAACCAGCTCTCTGCGAGTCTGAAGGAAACCTATGCACATACAACTCAGGAGGATTACATTCCTGTTAAGGGGGAAGTTTGTGTTGCCAAGTATACTGTTGATCAG ACCTGGAACAGAGTAATGATACAAGATATTGATATGCTGCAGAAGAAGGCACATGTCTTATATATTGAttatggaaatgaagaaataattccaGTAAACAGAATTCACCAACTAAATAGAAACATTGACTTATTTCCTCCATGT GCCATAAAGTGTTTTGTGGCCAGTGTTATCCCAGCAGAGGGGAACTGGAGCAGTGAATGTGTCAAAACGATTAAGTCACTGTTAATGGAGCAGTACTGCTCTGTAAAGATTGTTGACATTTCCAAAGAAGAAGTGGTTACCTTTGCTGTGGATGTGATGCTGCCCAGTTCAG gaAAACTCTTAGATGATGTGCTCATAGAAATGGGATATGGCTTGAAACCCAAGGGACAAAATTCTAAGAAGCAAAGTGCAGAGGCAA atgaTCTTGAAGATGTTGGAAAAATGATAGCTGAAAACAAAGTTGTTGTGGATAGAAGTGATCTAATCCCCAAAGTGTTAACTTTGAATGTAGGCGATAAGTTTTGTGGTGTGGTTGCCCACATTCAGACTCCAGAAGACTTCTTTTGTCAACAGCTGCAAAGCGGAC ATAAGCTCGCTGAACTTCAGGCATCCCTTAGCGAATACTGTGGTCAAGTGTCTCCACGCTCAGATTTTTATCCAACCATTGGTGATATCTGTTGTGCCCAATTTTCAG AGGATGATCAGTGGTACCGTGCCTCCGTTTTAGCTTATGCTTCTGAACAATCTGTACTGGTTGGATATGTAGATTATGGAAACTTTGAAATCCTTAGTTTGACAAGACTCTGTCCCATAACTCCGAAGTTGCTGGAATTGCCGATGCAGGCTATAAAATGTGTGCTGGCAG GAGTAAAGCCATCATTAGGAATTTGGACTCCAGAAGCTATTTCTTTGATGAAGAAGATTGTGCAGAACAAAATGATCACGGTGAAAGTGGCTGACAAGCTGGAGAACAGCTCCCTGGTGGAGCTCGTGGATGAATCCGTGACGCCTCACATCAGCATTGCACAGGCGCTCAGGGACGCCGGCTTTGCTGTCGGGGAGGCAGGGGAGCTGGCGGAGAAACCCAGTGTCACGAAGGAAGCCAGCG TTGCCTTGGGTATAGAAGCAAAACTAAATCCATTGGAGTGGACGTGGGTTGAAATGGCTATTGACCAAACAGTAGATGTTGTGGTCTGTATGATGTACAGTCCTGGAGAATTTTACTGCCATGTGCTTCAAGAGGATG CTTTAAAGAAACTCAATGATTTGAACAAGTCATTAGCAGAATATTGCCAGCAGAAGGTGCCCAATGACTTTAAGGCAGAAGTAGGGCAACCGTGTTGTGCTTTTTTTGCAG GTGATGGTAACTGGTATCGTGCCTTAGTCAAGGAAATCTTACCGGATGGAAACATTAAAGTCCATTTTGTGGATTATGGGAACATGGAAGAAGTTACTGCAGATGAACTCCGAATAATCCcatccaaatttttaaaacttccatttcaAGGGATACGGTGCTGGTTAGTAG ATATACAGCCTAGAAACAAGCACTGGACTGAAGAAGCCATAGCGAGATTTCAGACGTGCATTGCAGGGATAAAACTGCAAGCCCGAGTGGTTGAAATCACCGGACAGGGAGTGGGAATCGAGCTCACTGATCTCTCCACATCATATCCCAGAATAATTAGTGATGTTTTGATTGATGAACATCTGGTTTTAAAAACTAGTTCGCCACTCAGAGACTTGACAAATAATAGAGCCATTAGTAAATGTGATCTTCAAGTTGATATCCTGGGGCTTCAAG CCATTTCTTCCCCTGAGCAGTGGAGGACAATAGAATTGCCAGTTAATAAAACTGTACAAGCAACCATATTGGAAATCATAAGCCCACACTTGTTTTATGCTATACCAAATGAGATGCCAG AAGATCAGGAAAGATTGTGTATATTGACAGCTGAATTGTTAGAATATTGCAATGCTCAGAAAAGCCGAGTGTCTTACAGACCCAAAATCGGAGATGCGTGCTGTGCCAAATACACAA GTGATGACTTCTGGTACCGTGCCATTGTTCTGGGGACATCAGATGCTGATGTGAAAGTACTCTATGCAGACTATGGGAACACTGAAATTCTGCCTCTTTCCAGAGTGCAGCCAATTTCCACCAGCCACCTGGAGCTTCCTTTCCAAATTATTAAATGTTCGCTTGAAG GACTAATGGAATTGAATGGAAGCTGCTCTCAATTAATCGTAGAACTACTGAAAAATTTCATGTTGAATCAGAGCGTAATGCTTTCTGTAAAAGGAGTTATCAAGAATGTCCATACGGTGTTGGTTGAGAAATGTTCTGAAAATGGAACGATCAATATAGCTGAAAAGCTGGTGACATATGGTCTGGCAAAAAACATCACATCTAAAAAGCAAAGTGCTTTAAGTACAg AAAAGACCTGCAGGATGAATTGCTGTTGCACAGAGTTACAGAAACAA GTTGAAAAACATGAACagattcttctcttcctcttaaaCAACCCAAccaatcaaaataaatttattgaaatgaaaaaattgttaaaaagttAA
- the TDRD1 gene encoding tudor domain-containing protein 1 isoform X2, whose product MAYLMRKASVNVKLPHTMMSRNNLESSTCKMTEPFNFEKNENKLPPHDSLRSPGAHANHPNFRLKSPENGNKKNSFLLCEQTKPYLASQEDNSVSSNPNSINGEVVGSKGDRKTLSTGNSVSPLNAGNNSPPKEVNSKPSNNVPPAKSKKIHKLVENSLSINNSALFNSLGPSFRSTTCHRCGLFGSLRCSQCKQTYYCSTACQRRDWSAHSIVCKPVQQNFHKREDSKSPFETKNMEVKNEGDYPLGVTKEIATGADKIMFSDLRSLQLRKTMEIKGTVTEFKHPSDFYVQLYSSEVLEYMNQLSASLKETYAHTTQEDYIPVKGEVCVAKYTVDQTWNRVMIQDIDMLQKKAHVLYIDYGNEEIIPVNRIHQLNRNIDLFPPCAIKCFVASVIPAEGNWSSECVKTIKSLLMEQYCSVKIVDISKEEVVTFAVDVMLPSSGKLLDDVLIEMGYGLKPKGQNSKKQSAEANDLEDVGKMIAENKVVVDRSDLIPKVLTLNVGDKFCGVVAHIQTPEDFFCQQLQSGHKLAELQASLSEYCGQVSPRSDFYPTIGDICCAQFSEDDQWYRASVLAYASEQSVLVGYVDYGNFEILSLTRLCPITPKLLELPMQAIKCVLAGVKPSLGIWTPEAISLMKKIVQNKMITVKVADKLENSSLVELVDESVTPHISIAQALRDAGFAVGEAGELAEKPSVTKEASVALGIEAKLNPLEWTWVEMAIDQTVDVVVCMMYSPGEFYCHVLQEDALKKLNDLNKSLAEYCQQKVPNDFKAEVGQPCCAFFAGDGNWYRALVKEILPDGNIKVHFVDYGNMEEVTADELRIIPSKFLKLPFQGIRCWLVDIQPRNKHWTEEAIARFQTCIAGIKLQARVVEITGQGVGIELTDLSTSYPRIISDVLIDEHLVLKTSSPLRDLTNNRAISKCDLQVDILGLQAISSPEQWRTIELPVNKTVQATILEIISPHLFYAIPNEMPDQERLCILTAELLEYCNAQKSRVSYRPKIGDACCAKYTSDDFWYRAIVLGTSDADVKVLYADYGNTEILPLSRVQPISTSHLELPFQIIKCSLEGLMELNGSCSQLIVELLKNFMLNQSVMLSVKGVIKNVHTVLVEKCSENGTINIAEKLVTYGLAKNITSKKQSALSTEKTCRMNCCCTELQKQVEKHEQILLFLLNNPTNQNKFIEMKKLLKS is encoded by the exons gaAACTCCGTGTCCCCATTAAATGCCGGAAACAATTCACCACCCAAAGAAGTAAATAGc AAGCCTAGCAATAACGTGCCTCCTGCAAAGtcaaaaaaaatacacaagttgGTTGAGAATTCCTTGTCCATAAATAATTCAGCACTCTTCAACTCCTTAGGACCTTCTTTTCGGTCAACAACTTGCCATCGCTGTGGCTTGTTTG GATCGCTGAGGTGCTCACAGTGCAAGCAGACCTACTACTGCTCCACAGCGTGCCAGAGAAGGGACTGGTCCGCACACAGCATCGTGTGCAAACCTGTTCAACAAAA TTTCCACAAACGTGAAGATAGTAAGTCACCTTTTGAAACAAAGAACATGGAAGTGAAAAATGAG gGTGATTACCCTCTTGGAGTTACTAAAGAAATAGCCACCGGTGctgataaaataatgttttctgaTTTGAGAAGTCTACAACTCAGGAAAACCATGGAAATAAAg GGTACAGTTACTGAATTCAAACACCCAAGTGACTTCTATGTGCAGTTATATTCTTCAGAAGTGTTAGAATACATGAACCAGCTCTCTGCGAGTCTGAAGGAAACCTATGCACATACAACTCAGGAGGATTACATTCCTGTTAAGGGGGAAGTTTGTGTTGCCAAGTATACTGTTGATCAG ACCTGGAACAGAGTAATGATACAAGATATTGATATGCTGCAGAAGAAGGCACATGTCTTATATATTGAttatggaaatgaagaaataattccaGTAAACAGAATTCACCAACTAAATAGAAACATTGACTTATTTCCTCCATGT GCCATAAAGTGTTTTGTGGCCAGTGTTATCCCAGCAGAGGGGAACTGGAGCAGTGAATGTGTCAAAACGATTAAGTCACTGTTAATGGAGCAGTACTGCTCTGTAAAGATTGTTGACATTTCCAAAGAAGAAGTGGTTACCTTTGCTGTGGATGTGATGCTGCCCAGTTCAG gaAAACTCTTAGATGATGTGCTCATAGAAATGGGATATGGCTTGAAACCCAAGGGACAAAATTCTAAGAAGCAAAGTGCAGAGGCAA atgaTCTTGAAGATGTTGGAAAAATGATAGCTGAAAACAAAGTTGTTGTGGATAGAAGTGATCTAATCCCCAAAGTGTTAACTTTGAATGTAGGCGATAAGTTTTGTGGTGTGGTTGCCCACATTCAGACTCCAGAAGACTTCTTTTGTCAACAGCTGCAAAGCGGAC ATAAGCTCGCTGAACTTCAGGCATCCCTTAGCGAATACTGTGGTCAAGTGTCTCCACGCTCAGATTTTTATCCAACCATTGGTGATATCTGTTGTGCCCAATTTTCAG AGGATGATCAGTGGTACCGTGCCTCCGTTTTAGCTTATGCTTCTGAACAATCTGTACTGGTTGGATATGTAGATTATGGAAACTTTGAAATCCTTAGTTTGACAAGACTCTGTCCCATAACTCCGAAGTTGCTGGAATTGCCGATGCAGGCTATAAAATGTGTGCTGGCAG GAGTAAAGCCATCATTAGGAATTTGGACTCCAGAAGCTATTTCTTTGATGAAGAAGATTGTGCAGAACAAAATGATCACGGTGAAAGTGGCTGACAAGCTGGAGAACAGCTCCCTGGTGGAGCTCGTGGATGAATCCGTGACGCCTCACATCAGCATTGCACAGGCGCTCAGGGACGCCGGCTTTGCTGTCGGGGAGGCAGGGGAGCTGGCGGAGAAACCCAGTGTCACGAAGGAAGCCAGCG TTGCCTTGGGTATAGAAGCAAAACTAAATCCATTGGAGTGGACGTGGGTTGAAATGGCTATTGACCAAACAGTAGATGTTGTGGTCTGTATGATGTACAGTCCTGGAGAATTTTACTGCCATGTGCTTCAAGAGGATG CTTTAAAGAAACTCAATGATTTGAACAAGTCATTAGCAGAATATTGCCAGCAGAAGGTGCCCAATGACTTTAAGGCAGAAGTAGGGCAACCGTGTTGTGCTTTTTTTGCAG GTGATGGTAACTGGTATCGTGCCTTAGTCAAGGAAATCTTACCGGATGGAAACATTAAAGTCCATTTTGTGGATTATGGGAACATGGAAGAAGTTACTGCAGATGAACTCCGAATAATCCcatccaaatttttaaaacttccatttcaAGGGATACGGTGCTGGTTAGTAG ATATACAGCCTAGAAACAAGCACTGGACTGAAGAAGCCATAGCGAGATTTCAGACGTGCATTGCAGGGATAAAACTGCAAGCCCGAGTGGTTGAAATCACCGGACAGGGAGTGGGAATCGAGCTCACTGATCTCTCCACATCATATCCCAGAATAATTAGTGATGTTTTGATTGATGAACATCTGGTTTTAAAAACTAGTTCGCCACTCAGAGACTTGACAAATAATAGAGCCATTAGTAAATGTGATCTTCAAGTTGATATCCTGGGGCTTCAAG CCATTTCTTCCCCTGAGCAGTGGAGGACAATAGAATTGCCAGTTAATAAAACTGTACAAGCAACCATATTGGAAATCATAAGCCCACACTTGTTTTATGCTATACCAAATGAGATGCCAG ATCAGGAAAGATTGTGTATATTGACAGCTGAATTGTTAGAATATTGCAATGCTCAGAAAAGCCGAGTGTCTTACAGACCCAAAATCGGAGATGCGTGCTGTGCCAAATACACAA GTGATGACTTCTGGTACCGTGCCATTGTTCTGGGGACATCAGATGCTGATGTGAAAGTACTCTATGCAGACTATGGGAACACTGAAATTCTGCCTCTTTCCAGAGTGCAGCCAATTTCCACCAGCCACCTGGAGCTTCCTTTCCAAATTATTAAATGTTCGCTTGAAG GACTAATGGAATTGAATGGAAGCTGCTCTCAATTAATCGTAGAACTACTGAAAAATTTCATGTTGAATCAGAGCGTAATGCTTTCTGTAAAAGGAGTTATCAAGAATGTCCATACGGTGTTGGTTGAGAAATGTTCTGAAAATGGAACGATCAATATAGCTGAAAAGCTGGTGACATATGGTCTGGCAAAAAACATCACATCTAAAAAGCAAAGTGCTTTAAGTACAg AAAAGACCTGCAGGATGAATTGCTGTTGCACAGAGTTACAGAAACAA GTTGAAAAACATGAACagattcttctcttcctcttaaaCAACCCAAccaatcaaaataaatttattgaaatgaaaaaattgttaaaaagttAA
- the TDRD1 gene encoding tudor domain-containing protein 1 isoform X1 produces the protein MAYLMRKASVNVKLPHTMMSRNNLESSTCKMTEPFNFEKNENKLPPHDSLRSPGAHANHPNFRLKSPENGNKKNSFLLCEQTKPYLASQEDNSVSSNPNSINGEVVGSKGDRKTLSTGNSVSPLNAGNNSPPKEVNSKPSNNVPPAKSKKIHKLVENSLSINNSALFNSLGPSFRSTTCHRCGLFGSLRCSQCKQTYYCSTACQRRDWSAHSIVCKPVQQNFHKREDSKSPFETKNMEVKNEGDYPLGVTKEIATGADKIMFSDLRSLQLRKTMEIKGTVTEFKHPSDFYVQLYSSEVLEYMNQLSASLKETYAHTTQEDYIPVKGEVCVAKYTVDQTWNRVMIQDIDMLQKKAHVLYIDYGNEEIIPVNRIHQLNRNIDLFPPCAIKCFVASVIPAEGNWSSECVKTIKSLLMEQYCSVKIVDISKEEVVTFAVDVMLPSSGKLLDDVLIEMGYGLKPKGQNSKKQSAEANDLEDVGKMIAENKVVVDRSDLIPKVLTLNVGDKFCGVVAHIQTPEDFFCQQLQSGHKLAELQASLSEYCGQVSPRSDFYPTIGDICCAQFSEDDQWYRASVLAYASEQSVLVGYVDYGNFEILSLTRLCPITPKLLELPMQAIKCVLAGVKPSLGIWTPEAISLMKKIVQNKMITVKVADKLENSSLVELVDESVTPHISIAQALRDAGFAVGEAGELAEKPSVTKEASVALGIEAKLNPLEWTWVEMAIDQTVDVVVCMMYSPGEFYCHVLQEDALKKLNDLNKSLAEYCQQKVPNDFKAEVGQPCCAFFAGDGNWYRALVKEILPDGNIKVHFVDYGNMEEVTADELRIIPSKFLKLPFQGIRCWLVDIQPRNKHWTEEAIARFQTCIAGIKLQARVVEITGQGVGIELTDLSTSYPRIISDVLIDEHLVLKTSSPLRDLTNNRAISKCDLQVDILGLQAISSPEQWRTIELPVNKTVQATILEIISPHLFYAIPNEMPEDQERLCILTAELLEYCNAQKSRVSYRPKIGDACCAKYTSDDFWYRAIVLGTSDADVKVLYADYGNTEILPLSRVQPISTSHLELPFQIIKCSLEGLMELNGSCSQLIVELLKNFMLNQSVMLSVKGVIKNVHTVLVEKCSENGTINIAEKLVTYGLAKNITSKKQSALSTEKTCRMNCCCTELQKQVEKHEQILLFLLNNPTNQNKFIEMKKLLKS, from the exons gaAACTCCGTGTCCCCATTAAATGCCGGAAACAATTCACCACCCAAAGAAGTAAATAGc AAGCCTAGCAATAACGTGCCTCCTGCAAAGtcaaaaaaaatacacaagttgGTTGAGAATTCCTTGTCCATAAATAATTCAGCACTCTTCAACTCCTTAGGACCTTCTTTTCGGTCAACAACTTGCCATCGCTGTGGCTTGTTTG GATCGCTGAGGTGCTCACAGTGCAAGCAGACCTACTACTGCTCCACAGCGTGCCAGAGAAGGGACTGGTCCGCACACAGCATCGTGTGCAAACCTGTTCAACAAAA TTTCCACAAACGTGAAGATAGTAAGTCACCTTTTGAAACAAAGAACATGGAAGTGAAAAATGAG gGTGATTACCCTCTTGGAGTTACTAAAGAAATAGCCACCGGTGctgataaaataatgttttctgaTTTGAGAAGTCTACAACTCAGGAAAACCATGGAAATAAAg GGTACAGTTACTGAATTCAAACACCCAAGTGACTTCTATGTGCAGTTATATTCTTCAGAAGTGTTAGAATACATGAACCAGCTCTCTGCGAGTCTGAAGGAAACCTATGCACATACAACTCAGGAGGATTACATTCCTGTTAAGGGGGAAGTTTGTGTTGCCAAGTATACTGTTGATCAG ACCTGGAACAGAGTAATGATACAAGATATTGATATGCTGCAGAAGAAGGCACATGTCTTATATATTGAttatggaaatgaagaaataattccaGTAAACAGAATTCACCAACTAAATAGAAACATTGACTTATTTCCTCCATGT GCCATAAAGTGTTTTGTGGCCAGTGTTATCCCAGCAGAGGGGAACTGGAGCAGTGAATGTGTCAAAACGATTAAGTCACTGTTAATGGAGCAGTACTGCTCTGTAAAGATTGTTGACATTTCCAAAGAAGAAGTGGTTACCTTTGCTGTGGATGTGATGCTGCCCAGTTCAG gaAAACTCTTAGATGATGTGCTCATAGAAATGGGATATGGCTTGAAACCCAAGGGACAAAATTCTAAGAAGCAAAGTGCAGAGGCAA atgaTCTTGAAGATGTTGGAAAAATGATAGCTGAAAACAAAGTTGTTGTGGATAGAAGTGATCTAATCCCCAAAGTGTTAACTTTGAATGTAGGCGATAAGTTTTGTGGTGTGGTTGCCCACATTCAGACTCCAGAAGACTTCTTTTGTCAACAGCTGCAAAGCGGAC ATAAGCTCGCTGAACTTCAGGCATCCCTTAGCGAATACTGTGGTCAAGTGTCTCCACGCTCAGATTTTTATCCAACCATTGGTGATATCTGTTGTGCCCAATTTTCAG AGGATGATCAGTGGTACCGTGCCTCCGTTTTAGCTTATGCTTCTGAACAATCTGTACTGGTTGGATATGTAGATTATGGAAACTTTGAAATCCTTAGTTTGACAAGACTCTGTCCCATAACTCCGAAGTTGCTGGAATTGCCGATGCAGGCTATAAAATGTGTGCTGGCAG GAGTAAAGCCATCATTAGGAATTTGGACTCCAGAAGCTATTTCTTTGATGAAGAAGATTGTGCAGAACAAAATGATCACGGTGAAAGTGGCTGACAAGCTGGAGAACAGCTCCCTGGTGGAGCTCGTGGATGAATCCGTGACGCCTCACATCAGCATTGCACAGGCGCTCAGGGACGCCGGCTTTGCTGTCGGGGAGGCAGGGGAGCTGGCGGAGAAACCCAGTGTCACGAAGGAAGCCAGCG TTGCCTTGGGTATAGAAGCAAAACTAAATCCATTGGAGTGGACGTGGGTTGAAATGGCTATTGACCAAACAGTAGATGTTGTGGTCTGTATGATGTACAGTCCTGGAGAATTTTACTGCCATGTGCTTCAAGAGGATG CTTTAAAGAAACTCAATGATTTGAACAAGTCATTAGCAGAATATTGCCAGCAGAAGGTGCCCAATGACTTTAAGGCAGAAGTAGGGCAACCGTGTTGTGCTTTTTTTGCAG GTGATGGTAACTGGTATCGTGCCTTAGTCAAGGAAATCTTACCGGATGGAAACATTAAAGTCCATTTTGTGGATTATGGGAACATGGAAGAAGTTACTGCAGATGAACTCCGAATAATCCcatccaaatttttaaaacttccatttcaAGGGATACGGTGCTGGTTAGTAG ATATACAGCCTAGAAACAAGCACTGGACTGAAGAAGCCATAGCGAGATTTCAGACGTGCATTGCAGGGATAAAACTGCAAGCCCGAGTGGTTGAAATCACCGGACAGGGAGTGGGAATCGAGCTCACTGATCTCTCCACATCATATCCCAGAATAATTAGTGATGTTTTGATTGATGAACATCTGGTTTTAAAAACTAGTTCGCCACTCAGAGACTTGACAAATAATAGAGCCATTAGTAAATGTGATCTTCAAGTTGATATCCTGGGGCTTCAAG CCATTTCTTCCCCTGAGCAGTGGAGGACAATAGAATTGCCAGTTAATAAAACTGTACAAGCAACCATATTGGAAATCATAAGCCCACACTTGTTTTATGCTATACCAAATGAGATGCCAG AAGATCAGGAAAGATTGTGTATATTGACAGCTGAATTGTTAGAATATTGCAATGCTCAGAAAAGCCGAGTGTCTTACAGACCCAAAATCGGAGATGCGTGCTGTGCCAAATACACAA GTGATGACTTCTGGTACCGTGCCATTGTTCTGGGGACATCAGATGCTGATGTGAAAGTACTCTATGCAGACTATGGGAACACTGAAATTCTGCCTCTTTCCAGAGTGCAGCCAATTTCCACCAGCCACCTGGAGCTTCCTTTCCAAATTATTAAATGTTCGCTTGAAG GACTAATGGAATTGAATGGAAGCTGCTCTCAATTAATCGTAGAACTACTGAAAAATTTCATGTTGAATCAGAGCGTAATGCTTTCTGTAAAAGGAGTTATCAAGAATGTCCATACGGTGTTGGTTGAGAAATGTTCTGAAAATGGAACGATCAATATAGCTGAAAAGCTGGTGACATATGGTCTGGCAAAAAACATCACATCTAAAAAGCAAAGTGCTTTAAGTACAg AAAAGACCTGCAGGATGAATTGCTGTTGCACAGAGTTACAGAAACAA GTTGAAAAACATGAACagattcttctcttcctcttaaaCAACCCAAccaatcaaaataaatttattgaaatgaaaaaattgttaaaaagttAA